The following proteins come from a genomic window of Myroides odoratus DSM 2801:
- a CDS encoding cytochrome-c peroxidase: protein MKNKIKKISVLLFLLGLVSCSSDDAYEPITDNPVLDLTIPADFPELNAAFFKNQPTKYGVILGEKLFTDPRLSRDNTVSCATCHIQASAYADHQKQAIGIEGKVGLRNVPPIQNLAFMQYYNWDGSKRQLEGQVIVPIIMPEEMHSSVVEVIGKIKNDPDYQKLFFQTFGDREITDQRIYKSIAQYEYTLISANSKYDQVQRKEAQFTAQEQEGHHLFQQHCASCHSGALFTDQTFRNIGFPLNSDSNEAGRARVTGDLNDYMSFRVPSLRNIAYTAPYGSFGQFETLRAVLDYMDQGVLDAANLDPIFKDNGNRLPLTEAEKEALIAFMNTLSDVKFSGK from the coding sequence ATGAAAAATAAAATAAAGAAAATTAGTGTATTGCTATTCCTTTTAGGCCTTGTTTCTTGTAGTTCAGATGATGCGTATGAACCAATCACAGACAATCCCGTATTGGATTTGACGATTCCAGCAGATTTTCCTGAATTGAATGCTGCTTTTTTTAAAAACCAACCGACGAAGTACGGTGTTATTTTAGGAGAAAAGCTTTTTACAGATCCACGTTTAAGTAGAGATAATACGGTGTCTTGTGCAACTTGTCACATACAAGCAAGTGCCTATGCAGATCATCAAAAACAAGCGATTGGAATAGAAGGGAAGGTAGGTTTGCGCAATGTTCCGCCGATTCAAAATTTGGCCTTTATGCAATATTACAATTGGGATGGAAGTAAGCGTCAATTGGAAGGCCAAGTCATCGTGCCTATTATCATGCCCGAAGAAATGCATTCCTCTGTGGTCGAGGTGATTGGCAAAATAAAGAACGATCCTGATTATCAGAAGTTGTTTTTTCAGACTTTTGGAGATCGTGAGATTACCGATCAAAGAATTTATAAAAGTATCGCTCAATATGAATATACCTTAATTTCAGCCAACAGTAAATACGATCAGGTTCAACGTAAAGAAGCTCAATTTACAGCTCAAGAACAAGAAGGACATCATTTGTTTCAGCAGCATTGTGCTAGTTGTCATAGTGGAGCACTATTTACCGATCAGACGTTTAGAAACATTGGTTTCCCCCTGAATAGCGATTCAAACGAGGCGGGTAGAGCCCGTGTTACAGGAGATTTAAATGACTATATGAGTTTTCGCGTTCCTTCCTTGCGCAATATCGCCTATACAGCACCTTATGGGAGTTTTGGACAATTTGAGACCCTACGAGCGGTATTGGATTATATGGATCAAGGCGTATTAGATGCTGCTAATTTAGATCCTATTTTTAAGGATAATGGGAATCGATTGCCTTTGACTGAAGCAGAAAAAGAAGCCTTGATTGCCTTTATGAACACCTTGAGTGATGTAAAATTTAGTGGAAAATAG
- a CDS encoding MbnP family protein — protein sequence MKNVKKYFALAALTLAMVSCSSDDNSTAANKITLSFTNTFGDKTIVLGDATSTAATVNTSVEGQVHHFNELKYVISNIRLIKNDGKEIPYFINDLDQGATVIDQAKASSLSYVLRDIPKGEYKQIKFGLGVRNDLNVLNEVRFPNFYAAAGANDTQMMWEWGTGYRFTKIEGFYEADHKPLSIHTGSTLENGENEDLKQGVDAYRDITLDLPVFAQVGKSSPEILIKADFNALLSGKSNTIKLKSGTDSDSNATPNVHTAVQMVKFVDNLGGNGRSDVSGMFSVLQVKN from the coding sequence ATGAAAAACGTAAAAAAATACTTCGCTTTAGCTGCTCTTACCTTAGCTATGGTATCTTGTTCAAGTGATGATAACAGTACAGCTGCTAATAAAATTACTTTATCTTTCACGAATACCTTTGGAGATAAAACGATTGTTTTGGGGGATGCTACGTCAACTGCAGCAACAGTTAATACCTCTGTTGAAGGACAAGTACACCATTTTAACGAGTTGAAATATGTAATTAGCAACATCCGTCTAATCAAGAATGACGGAAAAGAAATTCCATATTTTATCAATGATTTGGATCAAGGGGCTACAGTTATTGATCAAGCAAAAGCAAGTAGTTTAAGCTATGTTTTACGCGATATTCCAAAAGGAGAATACAAACAGATCAAGTTTGGTTTAGGTGTGCGTAATGATTTAAATGTATTGAATGAAGTGAGATTCCCTAATTTCTATGCTGCAGCAGGAGCTAATGATACTCAAATGATGTGGGAATGGGGTACAGGATATCGTTTTACGAAGATTGAAGGTTTTTATGAAGCCGATCACAAACCTTTATCAATTCACACAGGAAGTACACTAGAAAATGGAGAAAATGAAGATTTAAAACAAGGAGTAGATGCTTATCGCGATATTACGTTAGACTTACCTGTTTTTGCGCAAGTAGGAAAATCATCACCTGAAATTTTGATTAAAGCTGATTTTAACGCCTTATTAAGCGGAAAATCAAATACAATTAAGCTGAAGTCTGGGACAGATTCGGATAGCAACGCAACACCTAATGTGCATACAGCAGTTCAAATGGTCAAATTTGTTGATAATTTAGGCGGAAATGGACGTAGTGATGTAAGCGGAATGTTTTCTGTTCTTCAGGTAAAAAATTAA